TAGGTGATTCTTGAACGCGTGATTGCGTTCGATTTTTAAGAATCAAGGTAATATGTGGGTTTTTGAAATTCAATCGGAGTGATTACGAGAAGCGATAAGTATTTGAAGTGTTGTCGAATGCAAATCTTAAGTATTAAATCATCCCAATTTTATAAACCTGTGCTTATTCTATGTGATTTAATCACCTAAAGTATGTCTCTAATTTTGGACCAGGTTTTAAAGCATGAAATACACATGTATTTCACGATAATGAAAAGAAAAAGGGGGAAATGATCATGGCTAAACAAGATGTAATCGAATTAGAAGGTACTGTATTAGATACTTTACCAAACGCTATGTTTAAAGTAGAATTAGAAAATGGACATGAAATTTTAGCACACGTTAGTGGTAAAATCCGTATGAACTATATTAGAATTCTACCTGGCGACAAAGTAACAGTTGAAATGTCTCCGTATGACCTAACACGCGGAAGAATCACTTATCGTTATAAATAATCGTCACTCCAAATACAAGGAGGTATACAAAGATGAAAGTAAGACCATCAGTAAAACCAATTTGCGAAAAATGTAAAGTTATTCGTCGTAAAGGTAAAGTAATGGTGATTTGTGAAAATCCAAAACACAAACAAAAACAAGGCTAATAAAAGAGAGGTGTAAATAAATGGCTCGTATTGCAGGTATTGACGTACCACGTGAGAAACGCGTAGTAATCTCGTTAACTTACGTATATGGTATCGGAAAAACAACAGCACAAAAAATTCTTAAAGAAGCAAACGTATCTGAAGACACACGTGTTCGTGATTTAACTGATGACGAATTAGGTCGTATCCGTGAAGTAGTTGACGGTTACAAAGTTGAAGGTGATCTTCGTCGTGAAAGAAACTTAGACATTAAACGTTTAATGGAAATCGCTTCATACCGTGGAATTCGCCACCGTCGTGGTTTACCAGTTCGTGGTCAAAACACTAAGAACAATGCGCGTACGCGTAAAGGACCAGTTAAAACAGTAGCGAACAAGAAAAAATAATAAGTAAAGGAGGCACATATAAATGGCACGTAAACAAGTATCTCGTAAACGTAGAGTGAAAAAGAATATCGAAAGTGGTGTTGCTCATATTCGCTCAACATTCAACAATACAATCGTAACGATCACTGATGACTTCGGTAATGCATTATCATGGTCTTCAGCAGGTGCGTTAGGATTCAAAGGTTCTAAAAAATCAACTCCTTTTGCAGCTCAAATGGCTTCAGAAACAGCTTCAAAAACTGCAATGGAACATGGTTTAAAAACTGTAGAAGTTACAGTTAAAGGTCCTGGCCCAGGTCGTGAATCAGCGATCCGTGCGTTACAATCAGCTGGATTAGAAATTACAGCTATTAGAGACGTAACACCAGTTCCTCATAACGGATGTCGTCCACCAAAACGTCGTCGTGTATAATTTTTGTTAGTTCTAATGTTCAAGAGTCACTGGATAGAAATTAATAAAGTTTAATCGACGTTTATAAGGAGGATATATTTAAATGATTGAAATCGAAAAACCTAGAATTGAAACAATAGAAGTTAGTGATGATTCTACATTCGGTAAGTTCGTTGTTGAACCGCTAGAACGTGGTTATGGTACAACACTAGGCAACTCCTTACGTCGTATCCTATTATCTTCATTACCAGGTGCGGCAGTTAAAAATATCGAAATCGAAGGTGTTCTTCACGAATTCTCAGCTGTAGAAAATGTGGTAGAAGACGTTACAACTATCATTATGAACATCAAGAATTTAGCACTTAAAATCTACTCTGATGAAGACAAAACACTAGAAATCGATATTAAAGATGAAGGTGAAGTTACTGCGAAAGATATTATGCATGATAGCGATGTTGAAATTTTAAATCCAGATTTAAAAATTGCAACAGTGTCTAAAGGTGGACACTTTAAGATGCGTTTAATTGCTAATAAAGGCCGTGGTTATGCTTTAGCTGAACAAAATAACACAAGTGATTTGCCAATTGGTGTCATTCCAATCGACTCACTTTACTCTCCAGTAAGTCGTGTTAACTACACTGTTGAAAATACTCGTGTAGGGCAAAGTAGTGATTATGATAAATTAACACTAGATGTATGGACAGATGGTTCTTTATCTCCTCAAGAAGCAGTTTCTTTAGGTGCTAAGATCATGACTGAACACTTAAACATTTTTGTTAATTTAACTGATGAAGCACAAAATGCTGAAATCATGATTGAAAAAGAAGAAGATCAAAAAGAAAAAGTACTTGAAATGTCTATTGAAGAATTAGATTTATCAGTACGTTCTTACAACTGTCTAAAACGTGCAGGAATTAACTCTGTACAAGAATTAGCAGACAAATCTGAGGCAGATATGATGAAAGTTAGAAACTTAGGTCGTAAGTCTCTTGAAGAAGTTAAATATAAATTAGAAGATCTTGGTCTTGGTTTAAGAAAAGAAGACTAATAAAGGAGGTTAATTCATGGGTTACAGAAAATTAGGTCGTACTTCTGATCAACGTAAAGCAATGTTACGTGACTTAGCTACTCAACTTATCGTTTCTGAACGCATTGAGACTACAGAAGCTCGTGCAAAAGAACTACGTAAAGTTGTTGATAACTTAATTACTTTAGGTAAAAAAGGTGATTTAGCTTCACGTCGTAGAGCAGCTGAAACTTTACGTGACGTTAAAATCTTAGAAGATGACAAAACAATTACTGCATTACAAAAATTATTCAATGATGTTGCGCCACGCTATGAAGAGCGTCAAGGTGGATATACTCGTATTATGAAAGTTGGTCCACGTCGCGGTGACGGTGCTGAATCAGTAATTATTGAATTAGTATAATTTATTCTTTATTGGAGTGACGAAAGTCACTTCAATCATTCTTTATAAATACAGTTTATTTAACACACACAAAGCAAATGAGTGCAATGATAATGTTTACCACACATAAATATTGTCTAGCTCAGAGTACTCCACCACATTTGAATGACTTATCGCGTGAACTCGTCTCTGGTGGAGTGCGCGCTTTTTTAATTTAAATCCGTTTATTCGGATTTTTTTTTGCGTCAATTTATGTATTATATTTTAAAGCCATTAATGATTACAATTTCGGTAGTATGCTGTAAAATATAAAGATAATTAATATATTGAAGGATGAATATAAATGGTGCAGGAAAGAATGATTGAGTTTTCTAACGTGACGTTTAAATATGGTGAAGATCAGCCTGTTGCACTAAATGATGTTTCATTTCATATAAATAAAGGACAATGGACTTCTATTGTTGGACATAACGGATCAGGTAAATCTACAATCGCTAAGTTATTGATGGGTATTCATCAGTCTTTTAGTGGAGAGATTAAAGTTGGTAATGCCACTTTAACTGAAGAAACGGTTGAAGAATTAAGAAAAAGTATTGGCATCGTGTTTCAAAATCCAGATAATCAGTTTATTGGTTCAACTGTTGAATATGATGTAGCATTTGGAATGGAAAATCAAAGTGTTGAGTATAACAAAATGCATGACATTGTTGATCAAGTACTGCAAGAAGTAGGGATGTCTGAAATGAAGACATTTGAACCTAGTCATTTATCAGGAGGACAGAAGCAAAGAGTTGCGATTGCTGGCATCCTAGCAATGTCACCTGAAATAATGATTTTAGACGAAGCAACTGCAATGTTAGATCCAGAGGGCAAAGAAAGTATTATGCACTTGATTAAAACTTTGCAAGATGAACATCAATTAACGGTCGTATCTATTACACATGATTTAGAAGAAGCAGTAAATGCGGATGAAATCATTGTAATGAATAAAGGGTGCGTTTATAAACAAGGTCAACCTAGTGAAATATTTAAAGATGGGGCGTATCTTACTGAAATAGGTTTAGACTTACCGTTCTCTATGCGTATGAACACTTTAATTAATAACAGTTATGAATTTATTTCTTTAGAACAGTTGGTAGATCGATTATGAATATTAATTTTGAAAAAGTTATTTATGATTACAGCATTAAGACCCCATTTCAATATAGAGCTTTAAATGAAGTTTCAACATCATTTAACGAAGCAAAGTTTTATGCAATAGTCGGTCATACAGGTTCAGGGAAATCGACGTTAATTCAACATTTAAATGCCATTTTAAAACCAACTAGAGGCAAAGTTATCATTGGTGAAACGGAAGTAAAACATAAATCAAAAGCAAAGCACTTATTACCTGTCCGTAAAAAGGTTGGTATCGTCTTTCAATTTGCCGAACATCAGTTGTTTGAAGATACTGTCGAAAAAGATATTATATTTGGTCCTTTAAATTATGGTATGGACAAGAAAGAAGCCATTGATAAAGCAGAGTCTTTAATCGATTTATTTAATATGGACAGAAGCATATTAAAACGATCCCCTTTTGAGCTCTCAGGAGGCCAAAAGAGACGCATTGCGATTGCTGGCGTATTAGCAATGCAACCAGAGATACTTGTCCTTGACGAGCCTACAGTGGGCTTAGATCCAAAGGGACAACGTGAGATGATGGAATTATTCAACGATATCCACCAGAAATTGGGGATGACGATTATATTAATTTCACATCAAATGGATATCGTGTTGAAATATGCAGAGGAAGTTAAAGTTATGGCATCAGGTGAAATCATAGCTGAAGATAAACCAGAACATATATTCACTAATGATGAATTACTCAAAACAGCACATTTACAAGCACCAAAAATCATCCAACTTCAACAAGCGATAGAGCATAAGCATCAAATGAAATTTGATCGAATTGCTACAAGTGAAGAAATGTTTAAAGAAATGTATGAGAAGCAGGTGATTCGTGATGACAGATAAAATGATTATTGGTCGTTATATACCTGGTGACACGATTATTCATCGCTTAGATTCAAGAATGAAGATGATCTATGTTTTCTTATTCATGATATTTATTTTCTTCTGTAACAACTGGATAACATATGGATTTATGCTAGTGACAGTATTATTCATTATGTATTTAGCAAAAATAAAATTATGGTTCTTAATTAAAGGTTTAACACCCGTCATGTTACTGTTTATCTTTACATTTATCATGCATCTTATCGTCACTAAAGGTGGTCCAGTATTACTGGATTTAAAGTTATTCACTATCGAACAAAATGGTGTTACACAAGGTGCGTTTATCGTACTTCGATTAATGCTATTAGTTATGATTTCAACGATTATGACATTAACAACAAGTCCAATTAGTCTAACTGACGCAATCGAATCAATGTTAAGACCACTTAAAAAATTTAAGTTTCCAGTTCACGAGTTAGCGATGATGATGTCAATTTCATTGAGATTTATTCCGACGCTAATGGATGAGTTAGATAGAATTATAAAAGCACAAACAGCAAGAGGATCAGATGTGGCTGCAGGAAGTATATTTAATAGACTTAAGGCAGTCATACCGTTGTTAATTCCAATGTTTATTTCTGCATTTAAGAGAGCAGATGAACTGGCGATTGCCATGGAATCTAGAGGGTACAATGCATCGAATCAACGAACGAACTATCGTATATTAAATTGGAAACTAAGGGATAGCTCAGCGTTAGTTACAATTTTAATTGTAGGGATGATATTATATTTATTAAGAAATTGAGGTGTATGTCTTGAGGATGTTAGTAAAAATTTCATATCATGGTGGCCAGTTTATGGGATTTCAAATACAGCATCATGAACGCACTGTGCAATATGAATTGGAAAGAATTCTAAAGAGAATGCATCAATCATTTGTAAGAATTCACCCTTCAAGTAGAACAGATAGAGGTGTACATGCAATTGAGCAATATTTTCACTTTGATACACATTTAAATATTGCGAATGAAAAGTGGATGTATGCATTTAATTCAGCTTTACCAGATGATATTTACGTGCAAAGTGTTGAACAGATTGATGATGATTTTCACTGTAGATATGATTGTGTTGGTAAGAAATATCGTTATAAAGTCTATATTGACGAAGCGAGACATGTATTCGAACATGATACGAAAGTACAACAGAAGAAATCAGTCGATATTAATGCAATGAATGAAGCTGCAAAACACTTTGTCGGGACACATGATTTTACCAGTTTTTGTTCTCAAAAAACTGAAGTAAAAAATAAAGTGCGTACCATTTATCAAAGTAACGTAGTAGAAACAGAAGATGGATTTGAGTTTATCGTCACAGGGTCAGGATTTTTATATAATATGGTCCGTGTCATGGTTGCTTATTTGATCTTAGTAGGTGAAGGTAAAAGAAGCGGAAATGAAATTCATACGTTGTTAGAAGAGCGTGATAGAAAAAAAGTACCACATACAGCTCCAGCGCATGGTTTGTATTTAGAAAAAATATATTTAGACAGAGAAGCACTTGTTAAAGAATTTGGAAATGATATCTATATTCATGACAAAAAATCTAAAGAAAATATTTGAAAACCAATTGACAAAAATACAAAATAATTATATTATAGACAACGGTATTGTTTTATATCACCACCACGATAAGCCCCGGAATCTTATTGTGTTTTAAGATATAGAAGCAGGAATCAGAATACGGAATTTAAGATGTATGTTTTATTCTTTGGTACAGGTTATTTCATACATCTTAAACAAGAACTTTTTTTAAAATTTAGGAGGACACTATAATGCGTCAAACATTTATGGCAAATGAAGCAAACATCGATCGCAAATGGTATGTTGTTGATGCTGAAGGACAAACGTTAGGTCGTTTATCATCAGAAATCGCATCAATCTTACGCGGTAAACATAAAGTAACTTATACACCACACGTTGATACAGGAGATTACGTTGTAATTATCAACGCTGACAAAATCTACTTATCAGGTAATAAAGAACAAGATAAAATTTACTACCGTCACTCAAATCACCCAGGTGGATTGAAATCAGTATCTGCTGGTGAATTAAAAGAGAAAAATCCAATTCGCTTATTAGAAACATCTATCAAAGGTATGTTACCTAAGAGCAAACTTGGTGAAAAACAAGGTAAAAAATTATTCGTATATGCTGGTGCAGAGCATCCACATGCTGCACAACAACCTGAAAACTACGAGTTACGTGGTTAATTAAGAGGAGGATACTACATTGGCACAAGTTGAATATCAAGGCACAGGTCGTCGTAAACATTCAGTAGCACGTGTACGTTTAGTACCTGGTGAAGGTAACGTAACAATTAACAAACGTGACGTACGTGACTACTTACCATTTGAATCATTAATTTTAGATTTAAACCAACCATTTGAAGTTACTGAAACTAAAGGAAACTATGATGTTTTAGTAAACGTTCAAGGTGGAGGTTTCACTGGACAAGCACAAGCTATCCGTCACGGAATTGCACGTGCATTGTTAGAAGCAGATCCAGAATACCGTGGATCATTAAAACGCGCTGGATTACTTACTCGTGACCCACGTATGAAAGAACGTAAGAAGCCAGGTCTTAAAGGCGCTCGTCGTTCTCCACAATTCTCAAAACGTTAATTTTCATACGAAAAACGTTTCAACACTCTTTGGATTATTCCAAAGGGTGTTTTTTTTGTTGTGAAATAATATTTATTTATTTTTAAATACTCAAGAGGAGTTTTGATAATGATAAATATCTTTGATACAATAGAAAAAATGTGTGATTAAATAATAATTTAGGAGAGATAACAGTGGAATACAAAGATTATATTTCAACCTTTGAGAAATATGCTGAAAGGGACCATAGAGAAATACATTTTCAAAATGAAATCGTAAAACCCTTTTTACGTTCAGTACTTCCTGAATTATTTGTAGAAGATGTACATTCATATTTTAATAAAGGTGGGCATCATGATTTTTCTCAATATGCAGGAGAGACAAGTGAATACATTAGTAGCCAACCTGATTTGGTAATTTGTGATAATTGGCATACGGAAAATAAGATAAGTAAGGAAAATACTGAAAATGAGGTTAAAAAAGTTAATTATAATGCAATTGTAGAAGTAAAATCTCCTTTCCTAGAGCCTATATTTCATCTTGATCCTTTGAATTACCTAGATACTGCAAATACGGTTAAAGAAAGTGGTTTAAGAGAAAAAGCTAAAGATTTATTAAGACCTATGAAAGTTAAAAAACTTATTTTTACTGATACTTTGAAATGGGAATTTTACTACATAAGTGATGAAGGTATCATTGTAAAGACGATTCAATTACATAATAACGAGAAGAATCCCTTTAAAAGTAGAGCGTGGACATGGCGAAATGAAGAAGCATATGAAGAACTAAAAAGGTTTGTGAGAGGGTTTATATAAGTTAAGTGTGAGGATATATTTTTATAAACTGCATAAACATGACTAGCTTTTTTAAAGAAGTAAATTTAATTGTTTAAGTTTTAAGCACCTTCCATTACTGGACGGTGCTTTTTATATTCCAAATAAATATCTCCCACTGTTCCATATTTTGATAAATTCCGTATAATTAGATATTAATGAGGTACATATAGCTTTTAAAGAAAGGGGGATGGCTATGAAGGATTTGAACGGTAGGCAACGCCGTATTATGCATTATTTATTATCAAACGGGAAGCAACTGTATACGATTAAAGAACTGAGTGAGATGCTTGGGAGCTCAGATAAGACGATTCGAAATGATATGAAGGTTATTATTGAAACGTCTAAACAATTGGCTGGTGTGGATATTCGTATTAAACGGGGATCGGGTATTCATGTGGCAATTGATCAACACATTGAAGATGATTTAATTGAACAATTAAATGCAGCTTATGAATCAAAAGATCAAAATATGGTAGCTATTAATATTGCTGTATTGTTGTTGAATGCATCAAACAAACATTTATTGCTCAAAGATATCGCACGGGAAATGTACATCTCAATCAATGAAGTGAAAGTGGCTTTGGCTATTATTGGCGATTGGATGGAGAAGTTTAGTATTTCTATCGTGGTTAAAAAAGGGAAAGGTATTCAATTACAAGGAAGAGAAATTGATTTTCGTAATGCGAGTAGGTTTATTGCATCACTACAGATGAATCGACTGTCTAATCATGAAATACTCATTAAAGAGTTTGGTGCAGTTGAATATAAAGTTGTAAGTGATCAAGTCAATCAAGTATTCAATGAAATATTGACGAACGATGAAAAGACTCAATTGATGACACATTTATTAATTATGATTCATCGTATTAAAAGTGGTCATTTCATTTCAATTGAAATACCTATTACTGAAAAAGAAATGACGCATGTATTAAATGAGCTATGCGACCAATTAGAACAGCACTTATCAATTAAAATTAATGAAAATGAAAGACGCTATTTAACGTTACATCTTCCTGAAAGGCACGATTCAAATTTAGAACCAGCAGAGGAAGTACTGCGTCTTGTTGAGAATTTAATGGATGAAATGAAACATGAGGCGATGATAGACTTTTCAACAGATGAGCAGCTTAAACTAGGATTGATGACACATATGACTTCGACAATTGATAGAATGTATTTGTCTGTGAATATAAATAATCCTTTACTTACTGAAATTAAAAAAAGTTATCCATTTATTTTCTCGAGTGTTGTAAATGCTATTAGAAATCTAGAGTCTAAACTTAAGTATAAAATTCCAGAGAATGAAATGGGCTATATTACGTTACATTTTCAAGCTGCTTATGAACGTATGAAATCAACAGAACATAAGAAAGTGGTCATTGTTTGTCATTTAGGTGTGGGCATTTCACAAATGCTCCGTGTCAGAATCGAAAAGAGATTTCCGAATTTCATTATTTGTGATGTGATTAAAGTAGATGAAACAGTGGATTATATACAAAAAAATGACATCGATATGATTGTCACTACAATAAAACTAGATATAGATACGATACCTGTGATTCAAGTATCCCCGTTACTGACAACAGAAGATGAACAGTCCTTAGGAAAATATACAAGTTCAATAGATATAAAAAGTCCTAATCAGTCCTTGTTAATGAAGTATTTAAAAACAGAATTGATTCATATGAATACAAGTGATCTGAGTCGATATGAATTAATAGAATTAATAGGAAGCGAACTTATCGAAGCGGGTTATGTACAGAAAGCATTTGTACAGAGTGTGTCACATAGAGAGTTTTTAAGTTCAACGGCTGTGGGCTACGGTGTAAGTATTCCACACGGTAAGACAGAATATGTAGAACAATCATCAATCAGTTTAGCGATTCTAAAAGAGCCTATTATTTGGGGAGAAGAGAATGTAAGCATCGTATTCCTAACTGCATTAACTGAAGAAGATAAGAAATACTATCACCAAATTTATCGTGAAATTAATGATTTGATTGAAGATGAAGAAACAATGTTAAATCTCAAACATGCGAATAGTAAAGAGGAGATTATAAGGTTGATTAAGAGAGATTGAGCCTCTGAACATTGCAAGTGAAGGCTGACAAGCAACATTGGAATAAAGAACATTGAAAGGCAATTTATCTACAATTCGAAATTACCGTTATAACGGTAATTTCTTTTTTTATAAGCATGGATTTCTCGTATAAAATAAAAGTAATCAGAAAAACGGGAGGAAACAAACATGAAATTGTTAGCCATTACTTCATGTCCAAATGGTATCGCACATACTTATATGGCTGCGGAGAATCTTCAAAAAGCAGCTGATAAAATGGGCGTCCAAATGAAAGTAGAAACACAAGGTGGTGTCGGTGTTGAAAATGAATTAACATCACAAGAAATAAGGGAAGCGGACGGGATTATCATTGCTGCTGATAGAAAGGTTGATAAGTCACGGTTTAATGGTAAAAAATTAATAGACGTAAGTGTTGGGGAAGGTATTCGTAATCCAGAAGGTTTAATTAAGAGAATGCAAGATGACGATGTTTCTGTTTATACAGGGGGATATTCAAACGAGTATAAAGAAGAAAAACGTGCACAAAATCCAATTTATCAACATTTAATGAATGGTGTATCATTTATGGTACCGTTTATTGTTGTCGGTGGTTTGCTTGTAGCAATCGCTTTATCATTAGGTGGTAAGACAACACCAGAAGGAATTACTGTACCAGAGGGAACGTTCTGGTACCAAAT
The Mammaliicoccus sp. Dog046 genome window above contains:
- the rpsI gene encoding 30S ribosomal protein S9; this translates as MAQVEYQGTGRRKHSVARVRLVPGEGNVTINKRDVRDYLPFESLILDLNQPFEVTETKGNYDVLVNVQGGGFTGQAQAIRHGIARALLEADPEYRGSLKRAGLLTRDPRMKERKKPGLKGARRSPQFSKR
- the rplM gene encoding 50S ribosomal protein L13 produces the protein MRQTFMANEANIDRKWYVVDAEGQTLGRLSSEIASILRGKHKVTYTPHVDTGDYVVIINADKIYLSGNKEQDKIYYRHSNHPGGLKSVSAGELKEKNPIRLLETSIKGMLPKSKLGEKQGKKLFVYAGAEHPHAAQQPENYELRG
- the rpmJ gene encoding 50S ribosomal protein L36; its protein translation is MKVRPSVKPICEKCKVIRRKGKVMVICENPKHKQKQG
- a CDS encoding BglG family transcription antiterminator; translated protein: MKDLNGRQRRIMHYLLSNGKQLYTIKELSEMLGSSDKTIRNDMKVIIETSKQLAGVDIRIKRGSGIHVAIDQHIEDDLIEQLNAAYESKDQNMVAINIAVLLLNASNKHLLLKDIAREMYISINEVKVALAIIGDWMEKFSISIVVKKGKGIQLQGREIDFRNASRFIASLQMNRLSNHEILIKEFGAVEYKVVSDQVNQVFNEILTNDEKTQLMTHLLIMIHRIKSGHFISIEIPITEKEMTHVLNELCDQLEQHLSIKINENERRYLTLHLPERHDSNLEPAEEVLRLVENLMDEMKHEAMIDFSTDEQLKLGLMTHMTSTIDRMYLSVNINNPLLTEIKKSYPFIFSSVVNAIRNLESKLKYKIPENEMGYITLHFQAAYERMKSTEHKKVVIVCHLGVGISQMLRVRIEKRFPNFIICDVIKVDETVDYIQKNDIDMIVTTIKLDIDTIPVIQVSPLLTTEDEQSLGKYTSSIDIKSPNQSLLMKYLKTELIHMNTSDLSRYELIELIGSELIEAGYVQKAFVQSVSHREFLSSTAVGYGVSIPHGKTEYVEQSSISLAILKEPIIWGEENVSIVFLTALTEEDKKYYHQIYREINDLIEDEETMLNLKHANSKEEIIRLIKRD
- the truA gene encoding tRNA pseudouridine(38-40) synthase TruA, coding for MRMLVKISYHGGQFMGFQIQHHERTVQYELERILKRMHQSFVRIHPSSRTDRGVHAIEQYFHFDTHLNIANEKWMYAFNSALPDDIYVQSVEQIDDDFHCRYDCVGKKYRYKVYIDEARHVFEHDTKVQQKKSVDINAMNEAAKHFVGTHDFTSFCSQKTEVKNKVRTIYQSNVVETEDGFEFIVTGSGFLYNMVRVMVAYLILVGEGKRSGNEIHTLLEERDRKKVPHTAPAHGLYLEKIYLDREALVKEFGNDIYIHDKKSKENI
- a CDS encoding energy-coupling factor transporter transmembrane component T; the protein is MTDKMIIGRYIPGDTIIHRLDSRMKMIYVFLFMIFIFFCNNWITYGFMLVTVLFIMYLAKIKLWFLIKGLTPVMLLFIFTFIMHLIVTKGGPVLLDLKLFTIEQNGVTQGAFIVLRLMLLVMISTIMTLTTSPISLTDAIESMLRPLKKFKFPVHELAMMMSISLRFIPTLMDELDRIIKAQTARGSDVAAGSIFNRLKAVIPLLIPMFISAFKRADELAIAMESRGYNASNQRTNYRILNWKLRDSSALVTILIVGMILYLLRN
- the rplQ gene encoding 50S ribosomal protein L17 gives rise to the protein MGYRKLGRTSDQRKAMLRDLATQLIVSERIETTEARAKELRKVVDNLITLGKKGDLASRRRAAETLRDVKILEDDKTITALQKLFNDVAPRYEERQGGYTRIMKVGPRRGDGAESVIIELV
- a CDS encoding energy-coupling factor transporter ATPase, producing MVQERMIEFSNVTFKYGEDQPVALNDVSFHINKGQWTSIVGHNGSGKSTIAKLLMGIHQSFSGEIKVGNATLTEETVEELRKSIGIVFQNPDNQFIGSTVEYDVAFGMENQSVEYNKMHDIVDQVLQEVGMSEMKTFEPSHLSGGQKQRVAIAGILAMSPEIMILDEATAMLDPEGKESIMHLIKTLQDEHQLTVVSITHDLEEAVNADEIIVMNKGCVYKQGQPSEIFKDGAYLTEIGLDLPFSMRMNTLINNSYEFISLEQLVDRL
- the rpsM gene encoding 30S ribosomal protein S13, with translation MARIAGIDVPREKRVVISLTYVYGIGKTTAQKILKEANVSEDTRVRDLTDDELGRIREVVDGYKVEGDLRRERNLDIKRLMEIASYRGIRHRRGLPVRGQNTKNNARTRKGPVKTVANKKK
- a CDS encoding energy-coupling factor transporter ATPase, whose product is MNINFEKVIYDYSIKTPFQYRALNEVSTSFNEAKFYAIVGHTGSGKSTLIQHLNAILKPTRGKVIIGETEVKHKSKAKHLLPVRKKVGIVFQFAEHQLFEDTVEKDIIFGPLNYGMDKKEAIDKAESLIDLFNMDRSILKRSPFELSGGQKRRIAIAGVLAMQPEILVLDEPTVGLDPKGQREMMELFNDIHQKLGMTIILISHQMDIVLKYAEEVKVMASGEIIAEDKPEHIFTNDELLKTAHLQAPKIIQLQQAIEHKHQMKFDRIATSEEMFKEMYEKQVIRDDR
- the rpsK gene encoding 30S ribosomal protein S11, whose product is MARKQVSRKRRVKKNIESGVAHIRSTFNNTIVTITDDFGNALSWSSAGALGFKGSKKSTPFAAQMASETASKTAMEHGLKTVEVTVKGPGPGRESAIRALQSAGLEITAIRDVTPVPHNGCRPPKRRRV
- the infA gene encoding translation initiation factor IF-1, with product MAKQDVIELEGTVLDTLPNAMFKVELENGHEILAHVSGKIRMNYIRILPGDKVTVEMSPYDLTRGRITYRYK
- a CDS encoding DNA-directed RNA polymerase subunit alpha; amino-acid sequence: MIEIEKPRIETIEVSDDSTFGKFVVEPLERGYGTTLGNSLRRILLSSLPGAAVKNIEIEGVLHEFSAVENVVEDVTTIIMNIKNLALKIYSDEDKTLEIDIKDEGEVTAKDIMHDSDVEILNPDLKIATVSKGGHFKMRLIANKGRGYALAEQNNTSDLPIGVIPIDSLYSPVSRVNYTVENTRVGQSSDYDKLTLDVWTDGSLSPQEAVSLGAKIMTEHLNIFVNLTDEAQNAEIMIEKEEDQKEKVLEMSIEELDLSVRSYNCLKRAGINSVQELADKSEADMMKVRNLGRKSLEEVKYKLEDLGLGLRKED